A window of Babesia microti strain RI chromosome III, complete genome contains these coding sequences:
- a CDS encoding pre-mRNA-splicing factor CWC26 (overlaps_old_locusTagID:BBM_III00575) yields MPAPKKRKKRSGIILADSDDESKHGTSELKHKSHKPTIYTSYNINNSSIEDDEFDEDGEGPVIVDEHIGISSNAAIVTTFNRNTKDHVGGLSNKMIIDDISTKGLALNTRDVEETVRANEDDDLSPPRRDDPELSPPVMEDEINISTSRGLALNTRDVEETVRANEDDDLSPPRRDDPELSPPVMEDEINTSVVYRDKRGKKIDAKEWAKLQPKKWEKTERPTRQIPEWGKGLVQMESAKERAAKEAIIASQPFARNDIDEDFDKELKDTIRWDDPILMFDTEKRKKTIEQKSDGKPKCRFHAPPNRFNIPPGYRWDGVIRGNGYEERRFREIALMKARNEEAYIENVADN; encoded by the exons ATGCCGGCGCCTAAGAAGCGCAAGAAACGGAGTGGGATTATATTGGCAGATTCAGATGACGAATCTAAACATGGAACTAGTGAATTAAAACACAAATCTCACAAGCCCACTATCTATACCAGTTACAATATCAATAACAGCTCTATTgaagatgatgaatttgatgaagaTGGAGAAGGGCCGGTCATAGTAGATGAGCATATAGGAATTTCAAGTAATGCAGCCATTGTTACCACTTTCAATCGCAATACCAAAGATCACGTTGGTGGGTTATCTAACAAAATGATTATTGACGACATCTCTACTAAGGGGCTGGCACTTAATACTAGGGATGTTGAGGAAACTGTTAGAGCCAACGAAGATGACGACCTTTCACCCCCAAGAAGAGATGATCCAGAATTATCACCTCCTGTAATGGAAGATGAGATCAATATCTCTACTAGTAGGGGGCTGGCACTTAATACTAGGGATGTTGAGGAAACTGTTAGAGCCAACGAAGATGACGACCTTTCACCCCCAAGAAGAGATGATCCAGAATTATCACCTCCTGTAATGGAAGATGAGATCAATACCTCGGTAGTGTACCGCGACAAAAGAggcaaaaaaattgatgcAAAGGAATGGGCAAAATTGCAACCTAAAAAGTGGGAAAAGACGGAACGGCCCACTAGACAG aTACCCGAATGGGGAAAGGGTTTGGTCCAAATGGAATCAGCGAAGGAAAGAGCAGCAAAGGAGGCGATAATAGCCTCCCAACCATTTGCTAGGAATGATATTGATGAGGATTTTGACAAAGAATTGAAAGATACTATTAGATGGGATGATCCAATTCTAATGTTTGACACTGAAAAACGTAAAAAAACTATTGAGCAAAAGAGTGATGGCAAGCCAAAGTGTAGATTCCATGCGCCGCCTAACCGATTTAATATCCCTCCCGGATACAGATGGGATGGGGTAATTAGGGGTAATGGATATGAGGAAAGGAGGTTTAGG GAAATTGCCTTGATGAAAGCTAGGAACGAAGAAGCTTACATTGAAAATGTGGCAGATAATTAG
- a CDS encoding hypothetical protein (overlaps_old_locusTagID:BBM_III00580): MRAVDTPGSTSANTGTTSTVTSEISITEKPILGLRYLNKRTRVDILNFQVYVPPQSQQLQNYSDDYTYKLDRILPTETLDDLEDISEFNCINPEVIINNNTHECASNVAPRYTPKIRLIEKNEYYNKLYERLNISTLKTIGHGIDYCEFKFILSELKLQYKNAKNWHELVHIAIELPKIESQKIHLSEAQNLLDSGKSIRNFVSLPLLPKLVDAVSNCIKYIYEVDEFFRTIDTNPSPLESGNKLLQTGSQLPFITDQYILVKNIWESHIDRTHQINSAMYRNDYLRVAMLTQDDFKLNIPYIRQIYNDVKLVMWLEQVKKMLNKTPKYIDAVKILSANLNTPQISTNADKLELESRCIAAKQWLSNICNSPVSQLVIDGVKELVCDDNYRKSKHNKMDGEESLKYFTIFKDDILTLNPKLIDESNPFYNQDTLIQSLGGVDAIINSATNDPCSDSGTETNVINTAKPHPNELEKFYTQLSSIKLVIWCSKFLEPLAIKYRKFTRRFKRAIEGAMSKIEVVILLQDANLLSQQLQLDEQINQLKLILGQATEFENQCKQILDTRRSAISQFEAERLVEPWITLDNYRKQDIIHSDNIEQFISKYKPISGVDISAINEIIAKFDDQTIKNYPLMKELNDAQSIHTNWTEKMGQVLNDPCLSNGDLNRTIILLLDARKYGINLNIDPLLLNLKCYIMSSSLVKLIKTSNGDTDYALNILGDLQGDNRYMKKLTCYLGQMQFLDDLDAAKRQKRCLDLGIEHYLRCYNGM; the protein is encoded by the coding sequence ATGAGGGCTGTGGATACCCCTGGCAGCACCAGCGCCAATACTGGAACCACTAGTACTGTTACTAGTGAAATATCTATAACTGAAAAGCCAATTCTTGGTCTTAGGTATCTAAACAAACGAACCCGtgttgatattttgaatttccAAGTATATGTACCTCCTCAATCACAACAGTTACAGAATTACAGTGATGACTATACGTACAAATTAGATAGAATCTTACCAACTGAGACGCTCGACGATTTGGAAGATATTTCtgaatttaattgtattaatcCAGaagtaattattaacaacaACACTCACGAATGTGCCTCAAACGTTGCTCCTAGGTATACTCCAAAGATTAGAttaattgaaaaaaatgaatattacaataaattatatgaacGGTTAAACATAAGTACGTTGAAAACTATCGGTCATGGCATTGATTATTGtgaattcaaattcattttgaGCGAACTAAAGTTGcaatataaaaatgcaaAGAATTGGCACGAACTAGTTCACATAGCAATTGAACTACCAAAAATTGAATCACAAAAAATCCACTTAAGTGAGGCACAGAATCTTTTAGATTCAGGTAAATCTATACGAAATTTTGTTTCCCTGCCATTGCTTCCAAAGCTGGTTGATGCAGTAAGTAATTGcattaaatacatttatgaagttgatgaattttttagaaCAATAGACACCAATCCTTCACCATTAGAATCGGGcaataaattgttacaaaCTGGATCGCAATTACCCTTTATCACTGATCAATATATACTTGTTAAGAATATTTGGGAAAGCCACATTGATCGAACAcatcaaataaatagtgCAATGTATCGCAACGATTATTTACGTGTGGCCATGCTTACTCAGGATGATTTTAAACTGAATATTCCTTACATtagacaaatttacaatgaTGTAAAACTTGTGATGTGGCTAGAGCAGGTTAAGAAAATGCTCAATAAGACAccaaaatatatagatgctgttaaaattttatcggCTAACTTAAATACCCCGCAAATATCAACTAATGCAGATAAATTGGAACTAGAAAGCAGATGCATTGCTGCCAAACAATGGCTCTCAAACATATGCAATTCTCCTGTGTCACAGTTAGTTATTGACGGAGTTAAGGAACTTGTGTGTGATGATAATTACAGGAAAAGCAAGCATAATAAAATGGATGGTGAagaatcattaaaatattttacaatattcAAGGATGACATATTGACGCTAAATCCCAAACTTATAGACGAGAGTAATCCATTCTACAACCAAGATACGCTAATACAGTCACTAGGAGGCGTAGATGCTATTATAAATTCTGCAACAAATGATCCTTGCAGTGATAGTGGAACTGAAACGAACGTTATAAATACAGCAAAACCACATCCCAATGAACTGGAAAAGTTTTACACCCAGCTTAGTAGCATAAAATTGGTGATTTGGTGCAGCAAATTCTTGGAGCCTTTGGCGATAAAATATCGGAAATTTACTAGACGATTTAAACGAGCAATTGAGGGTGCTatgtcaaaaattgaaGTAGTAATTCTACTGCAAGATGCCAATTTGCTTTCGCAACAATTGCAATTGGATGAGCAAATCAATCAACTTAAACTAATTCTCGGTCAGGCAACGGAATTTGAGAATCAGTGTAAACAGATACTGGATACCAGGCGTTCAGCTATATCTCAGTTTGAGGCGGAGAGATTGGTTGAGCCTTGGATAACACTCGATAACTATAGGAAACAGGATATAATACATAGCGATAACATTGAACAGTTCATCAGCAAATATAAGCCAATTTCAGGAGTGGACATATCAGCGATTAATGAAATCATAgctaaatttgatgatCAGACAATTAAGAACTATCCCTTAATGAAAGAGCTAAACGATGCACAGTCAATTCACACCAATTGGACAGAGAAGATGGGACAAGTCTTAAATGACCCTTGTTTATCTAATGGCGACCTAAACCGCACTATAATATTGCTGCTAGATGCCAGAAAATATGGAATCAACCTCAATATAGATCCATTACTACTCAACTTAAAGTGTTATATCATGTCTAGCTCATTAGTTAAGCTGATTAAGACTAGCAACGGAGACACAGATTACGCACTTAACATACTGGGTGATTTGCAGGGTGACAATCGCtacatgaaaaaattgacaTGTTATTTGGGGcaaatgcaatttttagATGATCTGGATGCAGCTAAAAGGCAGAAGCGCTGCCTAGATCTTGGGATTGAACACTACTTAAGATGTTACAACGGCATGTAG
- a CDS encoding myosin light chain 1,myosin A tail domain interacting protein (MTIP) (overlaps_old_locusTagID:BBM_III00570), with the protein MVNLITGSCMGECIANLPPEAEFPSQEYIEQKMEELNMNDINYYMWIPGYKYQPLLKQRIDSVRSASTIEIDEPIEQPDIEKSEIHKAFDSKAVSGKVSINEVANLLRTLGYAPTNAELEESAKMFGESLTLSQFQDICYALNDSTTSLHGLEQALRYFDNSGSGKLSKAQWMNIMMNYGEPLTMDEMNMVNKKFSIGESIDCKVICEEVVS; encoded by the exons atggtaaatttaattacGGGATCTTGTATGGGCGAATGTATCGCCAATTTGCCGCCCGAAGCCGAATTTCCGAGTCAGGAATACATAGAGCAAAAAATGGAAGAGCTGAATATGAATGACATCAACTATTACATGTGGATACCAGGGTACAAATATCAACCTTTGCTCAAACAAAGGATTGACTCTGTCAGATCTGCTAGTACTATCGAAATTGACGAACCAATAGAACAGCCA gaTATAGAAAAATCTGAGATTCATAAGGCATTCGATTCAAAGGCA gtcTCTGGGAAAGTATCTATTAATGAAGTTGCAAATCTGTTGCGTACATTG GGTTACGCCCCTACGAATGCGGAGCTAGAAGAATCAGCCAAAATGTTCGGAGAATCACTCACTTTATCCCAATTCCAAGACATTTGCTATGCACTCAATGATAGCACAACTAGTTTGCATGGATTGGAACAGGCACTAAGATACTTCGACAATAGT GGTTCTGGCAAGTTATCTAAGGCGCAATGGATGAATATCATGATGAATTACGGAGAACCATTGACTATGGATGAAATGAATATGGTAAATAAAAAGTTTTCGATTGGAGAATCAATTGATTGCAAGGTCATTTGTGAGGA GGTTGTTTCCTAA